GGGCCGCTCGTCGAGGACCCGCAGGTGGACGCCATCTACGTGGCCACCCCCCACTCCGAGCACCTCGAGCACGCGCTGCTCGCGATCGCGGCCGGCAAGCACGTGCTCGTCGAGAAGGCGTTCACGCGCAACGCGGCCGAGGCCGAGCAGGTGTTCGCGGCCGCGCGCGAGGCGGGCGTGTTCGTCATGGAGGCGATGTGGACGCGGTTCCTCCCGCACGTCGCCGCGCTGCACCAGGTGATCGACGCGGGCGAGATCGGGGACGTCGTCAACGTCAGCGCCGACCACGGGCAGCTCATGGGCTTCGACCCCGCGTCGCGCCTGTTCGCCCCCGAGCTCGCGGGCGGCGCGCTGCTGGACCTGGGCGTCTACCCGGTGTCGTTCGCGCACGACCTGCTGGGCGTGCCCGATGCGGTCAGCGCGGTGGGCCGCCTGACCGAGACGGGCGTCGACGGGCAGGTCTCGATCGTGCTGTCCTACGGCGAGCGCACGCAGGCGACGCTCTCGACGACGCTGTGGGCCCGCACGCCGACGGCCGCGCACATCTCCGGCACCGAGGGGTACATCGAGGTCGCCGGGCCGTTCTACGGGCCCTCGTCGTTCCGCGTCACGCGGCTCGACGGCCGGGTGTGGACGTTCGACCAGCCGAGCGCGCAGGGCCTGCAGTACGAGGCCTCCGAGGTCGCGCGGCGGATCGAGGCGGGCGAGACGCAGAGCCCGCGCATGACGTGGCAGGGCACGCTCGAGGTCCTGCGCACGCTCGACGAGGTGCGTCGCCAGATCGGCGTCGCCTACCCCGGCGAGTGATCCGGGCCGCGGAGGTGTCGGCGCGGGCGGCTAGCCTGACGCCGTGACGACGCCTGCTGCCGAGCCTGCCCGCGGGGTCTTCGTCTCGTTCGAGGGCGGTGACGGCGCGGGCAAGTCCACGCAGGTCCGGCTGCTGGGCGAGTGGCTGGCCGCGCGCGGGCGCGAGGCGGTGCTCACGCGCGAGCCGGGCGGCACGGAGCTGGGCCGCACGCTGCGGGACGCGGTGCTGCACGGCGAGCACGTGGACGCGCGCACCGAGGCGCTGCTGTACGCGACCGACCGCGCGCACCACGTGGCCTCGCTCGTCCGCCCCGCGCTCGAGCGCGGCGCTGTGGTGGTCACCGACCGCTACCTGGACTCGTCGGTGGCCTACCAGGGCACGGGCCGTGAGCTGGGCGCCGACGAGGTCGAGCGTCTCTCGCTGTGGGCGACGGGCGGCCTGCTCCCGGACGTCACGGTCCTGCTGGACCTCGACCCCGACGTAGGGCGCGCCCGGCTCACGGGCTCGCCGGACCGGCTGGAGAGCGCGGGCGACGACTTCCACCACCGCACGCGCCGGGCGTTCCTGGCCCGCGCTGCCGCGGACCCCGCGCGGTGGCTGGTGCTGGACGCGACGCGCCCGGCCGACGAGCTCGCGCACGCGGTGCGCGAGCGGCTCGCGCCGCTGCTCGACGCCGATGCCGGCCGGGGCGCGCCATGAGCGTGTGGGACGGCCTGGTGGGCCAGGAGCCCGCGATCGCCGAGCTGCAGCGCGCGGTGGTCGACCCCGGCGCCATGACGCACGCGTGGCTGTTCACCGGCCCGCCCGGCTCGGGCCGGTCCAACCTGGCGCGCGCGTTCGCGGCCGCGCTGCAGTGCGAGCAGGGCGGCTGCGGCACGTGCCACGCGTGCCTGACCGTGCTG
The Cellulomonas gilvus ATCC 13127 DNA segment above includes these coding regions:
- a CDS encoding Gfo/Idh/MocA family protein; protein product: MARTEDPRTAPPIRWGVLGAGRIAGSFADAVTRHTRAQLVAVGSRNRDRAERFATAHGIPTTHLGYGPLVEDPQVDAIYVATPHSEHLEHALLAIAAGKHVLVEKAFTRNAAEAEQVFAAAREAGVFVMEAMWTRFLPHVAALHQVIDAGEIGDVVNVSADHGQLMGFDPASRLFAPELAGGALLDLGVYPVSFAHDLLGVPDAVSAVGRLTETGVDGQVSIVLSYGERTQATLSTTLWARTPTAAHISGTEGYIEVAGPFYGPSSFRVTRLDGRVWTFDQPSAQGLQYEASEVARRIEAGETQSPRMTWQGTLEVLRTLDEVRRQIGVAYPGE
- the tmk gene encoding dTMP kinase, coding for MTTPAAEPARGVFVSFEGGDGAGKSTQVRLLGEWLAARGREAVLTREPGGTELGRTLRDAVLHGEHVDARTEALLYATDRAHHVASLVRPALERGAVVVTDRYLDSSVAYQGTGRELGADEVERLSLWATGGLLPDVTVLLDLDPDVGRARLTGSPDRLESAGDDFHHRTRRAFLARAAADPARWLVLDATRPADELAHAVRERLAPLLDADAGRGAP